Within Opitutales bacterium, the genomic segment AGCAGGATGCCGAGAGGAATAGTGTGCTCCTGGGTGATGTGTCAGGACACACTACAAAATCCGCCCTGCTATCTTCGTATTTTCAGGGTTTTATCCAGGGGCAGAGTCTTTCGACGAGCAACTTTATCCATGGTTTGCAGACTTTTAATCGTTTGCTCAATCGGAGCAATGACGAGGCCGAGGGCAACCGTAATTCCATTTCTCTCTGCCAATTCTCCCTTTCGAACGATGGTCGCACAGTGGAGTATATTAATTGCGGTTTTGAAGCTCCGCTCACGATGCAGCGGAGTGGAGAGGTGCGTGTCTGGGAAGAAGGCACGTTCGCATTGGGCTGGTTTGACGAGTTGAGTGCGGTTGCAACAGAGGAGCAGACTCAAAACGATGCTTTTCTGTATAGTGCGACGGATGGTCTAATCGATCACGCTGACGACATCGGTGTCAATGCCTGGAGCCTTGCTTATTACGTAATGGAGTCTGAAAAGCGTGACAAGCATGAGGACCGCATTTTATCTAGGACACGTGACGACATCTTGTCTTGTCGTTTTCAGCTCACACCAGATGTGAGTAAGGAGGATCTACCTCAACTGGTATTCTACGATAATATCCCTGGCAGTGATCTGGAGCGTATTAATGACCTTCAGAAGTCTTTCGCTGAAAGTATCAACTTGGTGTTGGGTCAAAAATTCGAGTATCGGCAATATGACGTAACGCTCTGTTTTCGAGAAGGGATTATCAACGCTCTGAAATACGGCTGCCAGAAGTCGGCAGATCTGAGTGCCGAAGTAACAGGTTACTTTATTGAAGCCACGACTACCTTGGGAATCATCATTCACGATCCGGGAGCTGGCCACGACTTCGACATCAATGCTCGTCGGCAGGACCTGGAGAGCGATCTTCCTGGGAGCAAGCATCTTGGGCTTGTGATGATGCACGATCTACCGGATACGACGCGCACGCGTCGCCAAGGGAGCTGGGTGTGTATGGAATTTGACTTAAAGGACAGGGTCGAATCCACCGTGATCCCTTTCTTTCCGTCCCGAATTTCAGACGAAGGCGCGTTTATTTGATCGCTAAATGATCTCGCGATTTCAGATGCCCATGCGCTGACCGAATTTCACCGCTAAACACTGTTTCAACACTGATTTTATTATGGCGCGTCGTCAACTTGTCACATTCTTCGTAGGCACCGAATTTTTCGGAATAGACATCTTGTATGTCAAAGAAATCAACCGAAAGGTCCAGATCACTCCAATCGAACGTGTGGAACCCTATGTTGCAGGTCTCATAAATCTGCGCGGTCAGATTGTTACCATCATCGATGTGCGACAGCGTCTGGGCCTCCCTTTCGATGAAGCCGCCGAGCATTGCATTATTTTGAAAACCAATGGCGAAGTGCGCAAACGGAACGATATGTCCACGGCTGATGATCTTACTTCAGACGACAGTATCGGGCTCCTGGTCGATGGGATCGGCGACGTCCAGTCTGTAGATAGTGATGACTGCGAGGCTCCTCCACGCGAGTCTTCGGACTTTGAGAGCCCGTTTTTCGACAGTGTCGTTCAG encodes:
- a CDS encoding response regulator, which produces MSESHHSALGASRVLLVDDDRLSLKVAQMALEKAGMEVDSFTNPEEALAYFEEHPMGYYTCLLTDYSMPEMTGVELLAALRQRDEFLSCIVITARDEQDIVRDSYRRGALDMLGKPVDLRELLRVMRLACKKTALTRKEAETVAGVEEAGRNERVITMPMPPELEGRLSIYYRPRHAIGGDFYLCQKQDAERNSVLLGDVSGHTTKSALLSSYFQGFIQGQSLSTSNFIHGLQTFNRLLNRSNDEAEGNRNSISLCQFSLSNDGRTVEYINCGFEAPLTMQRSGEVRVWEEGTFALGWFDELSAVATEEQTQNDAFLYSATDGLIDHADDIGVNAWSLAYYVMESEKRDKHEDRILSRTRDDILSCRFQLTPDVSKEDLPQLVFYDNIPGSDLERINDLQKSFAESINLVLGQKFEYRQYDVTLCFREGIINALKYGCQKSADLSAEVTGYFIEATTTLGIIIHDPGAGHDFDINARRQDLESDLPGSKHLGLVMMHDLPDTTRTRRQGSWVCMEFDLKDRVESTVIPFFPSRISDEGAFI
- a CDS encoding chemotaxis protein CheW, yielding MARRQLVTFFVGTEFFGIDILYVKEINRKVQITPIERVEPYVAGLINLRGQIVTIIDVRQRLGLPFDEAAEHCIILKTNGEVRKRNDMSTADDLTSDDSIGLLVDGIGDVQSVDSDDCEAPPRESSDFESPFFDSVVQLDDRLLIVLDIRELVAVQNVESNA